A single genomic interval of Juglans regia cultivar Chandler chromosome 1, Walnut 2.0, whole genome shotgun sequence harbors:
- the LOC108987995 gene encoding putative transcription factor bHLH086, giving the protein MALAKDQMPHDSCMGYVQVPGFSSPGPYAVDHDHGHSKAVLQEEDFLENGVVIKDIGMGHSSSVLFGPCSSVNSNASFVFTATSNYQPEEAADHSLIDFKGGYGNFMHACESLLSFEQSERASLNSNFLKTNNHKDEYSMWEQANFSQNYQRNQISTTTPKCGTDPRLLEELSCFQTASNDSSITNTSAKEREHGEDGTYGWLYSEATVVTDSIQESTHETSFHKRVHMGERTQALKKQCTNANKKPKPKSSSPKDPQSIAAKNRRERISERLKVLQELVPNGSKVDLVTMLEKAISYVKFLQLQVKVLATDEFWPAQGGKAPDISQVKEAIDAILSSQRDRNSSSK; this is encoded by the exons ATGGCACTAGCCAAGGACCAAATGCCACATGACTCGTGCATGGGCTATGTTCAAGTTCCTGGTTTTTCCTCGCCAGGACCTTATGCCGTAGATCATGATCATGGACATAGCAAGGCAGTTCTGCAAGAAGAAGACTTTTTAGAAAATGGGGTTGTGATTAAGGATATTGGCATGGGCCATTCATCTTCAGTACTTTTCGGTCCCTGCAGCAGCGTGAATTCTAATGCGTCGTTTGTGTTTACGGCTACAAGTAATTATCAACCTGAAGAAGCTGCTGATCATTCCTTGATAGATTTTAAAGGCGGGTACGGTAATTTCATGCATGCTTGTGAATCTTTACTTAGCTTTGAGCAGAGTGAACGGGCTTCGCTAAACAGCAATTTCTTGAAAACTAACAATCACAAAGATGAGTACTCAATGTGGGAGCAGGCTAATTTCAGTCAGAATTACCAGCGGAATCAGATTAGTACTACTACTCCAAAATGCGGCACCGACCCACGCCTTTTGGAGGAGTTGAGTTGTTTTCAGACAGCAAGCAATGACAGCTCCATCACCAACACCTCTGCAAAAGAAAGAGAGCATGGGGAAGATGGGACATATGGATGGTTATACTCCGAAGCAACTGTGGTCACTGATAGCATCCAGGAGTCTACACATGAAACAAGCTTCCACAAGCGTGTCCATATG GGAGAGAGAACGCAAGCTTTAAAGAAGCAGTGCACCAATGCAAATAAGAAGCCCAAACCAAAGTCAAGTTCACCTAAGGATCCTCAAAGTATTGCAGCCAAG AATCGGAGAGAGCGGATTAGCGAGCGGCTTAAGGTACTGCAGGAACTTGTGCCCAATGGTTCCAAG GTTGATCTGGTTACCATGTTGGAGAAAGCGATCAGTTATGTCAAGTTTCTTCAACTGCAAGTTAAG gTGTTGGCAACGGATGAATTTTGGCCTGCTCAAGGTGGGAAAGCTCCTGATATTTCTCAAGTAAAGGAAGCAATTGATGCCATTCTCTCCTCTCAGAGAGACAGAAATTCGAGTTCAAAGTGA
- the LOC108987994 gene encoding benzyl alcohol O-benzoyltransferase-like, translating to MELNWPKAHNPCLSYRDCDHCICDAYGAYQFITAVSEFSKDPNRSAPSTLPSWEQEILRPRSPPIISYPHHEYDESDNPITYSVSSFRSLAQTSIFLSRADISALKNKTTGSKCATFDAVTSCLRRARTRTLINPKSNARLIFPIDTRFRYKSLPNGYYGATVVFPCAITKAAKLVKEPLYYAAKLISEVKKDVGGDDYRASVLDFIESNGRRGFYSEEAFVVSDMRCLRFNDVDFGWRRGVYGGPARAGTGMVPGMVTSVIGHKNEEGVEGVLALISLPPESLERLHKERRTALLELEAKPEKEPDEQRETEADLERKQKEQPEMKPGAEKDSNREMLYASRRTR from the exons ATGGAATTAAACTGGCCCAAGGCCCATAACCCATGTCTTTCATACCGGGATTGTGACCATTGCATTTGTGATGCATACGGTGCTTACCAATTCATAACAGCAGTGTCAGAGTTCAGCAAAGATCCAAACCGAAGTGCTCCTTCCACCCTACCCTCTTGGGAACAAGAAATACTGAGACCCCGTTCTCCTCCTATCATATCCTATCCCCATCATGAGTATGATGAATCAGACAACCCTATCACTTACAGTGTATCCAGCTTTAGAAGTCTTGCTCAAAcctccatttttctctctcGTGCTGACATATCAGCCCTCAAAAACAAGACTACAGGCAGCAAATGTGCCACCTTTGATGCAGTCACATCATGTCTCCGGAGAGCAAGAACTCGAACACTCATTAACCCTAAATCAAATGCAAGACTGATATTTCCTATTGACACCCGTTTTAGATACAAATCATTACCGAATGGTTACTATGGAGCTACTGTCGTATTCCCCTGTGCCATTACAAAGGCAGCCAAGCTTGTGAAGGAACCATTATACTATGCTGCAAAGCTGATTTCGGAAGTGAAAAAGGATGTTGGTGGAGACGACTATCGAGCTTCAGTCTTGGACTTCATTGAGTCGAATGGGCGCAGGGGATTTTACAGTGAAGAAGCATTTGTGGTATCCGACATGAGATGTTTGAGGTTTAATGATGTTGATTTTGGATGGAGAAGAGGAGTGTACGGTGGACCAGCAAGAGCTGGGACTGGGATGGTGCCAGGAATGGTGACCTCAGTTATAGGACACAAGAATGAGGAGGGTGTTGAAGGGGTGTTGGCTTTGATTTCTTTGCCACCAGAATCGCTGGAGAGGCTCCACAAGGAG AGGCGGACGGCGCTGCTGGAACTGGAGGCTAAACCGGAAAAGGAACCGGACGAACAGCGGGAGACGGAGGCGGACCTGGAAAGGAAGCAGAAGGAGCAGCCGGAGATGAAACCTGGGGCTGAAAAGGATTCaaatagagaaatgctttatGCAAGTAGACGTACCAGATAA
- the LOC108988234 gene encoding pentatricopeptide repeat-containing protein At1g77360, mitochondrial-like isoform X3: MFTSQKSMDKNRNKNRKRRHLEHHPSSSTPTPSLPFSTNPPLSHHSPPQTHLPNKRSRPAFASYSDAPDLHPKVKLFCEIIATTPSVSVEMALQETGLRVTQEDVEQVLKFSYGFPGPAVKFFRWSGHQLNNNHSPYAWNLLVDLLGKNSLFDAMWDAVKSMSRERRLLSLATFASVFSSYVIADLVQEAISTFEVVDHYGVPRDVVALNSLLSAICRDGETADAMEFLRFAKEKIRPDVDTYAILLEGCEKEGNVGSARQIFADMVFEAGWDPGNVPAYDSFLSTLIKGPDGVQEAMKFFDTMKDRRCYPGLKFFKAALDECSKKDDPRGAALLWDAMVGEIGFRPDTQMYNSLIALYCRCKGTDIANRMLDEMVYNGSFPDSQTYNVLFQFLMKSRKLKEASMIYNEMIKNECVPDHANCSSAVRIFMDSGDYNMAIKVWKCMIENYNNDLEDTGNLLVVGLRDINRAPEAVKYAEDMICRRIKVNSTTLSKLKQSLAKAGKQLVYDELFRKWNSIRSI, from the exons ATGTTCACCTCCCAAAAATCAATGGACAAAAACAGGAACAAGAACAGAAAAAGACGTCATCTTGAGCACCATCCTTCCTCTTCAACCCCAACTCCATCCCTTCCTTTCTCCACAAACCCACCTCTTTCCCATCATTCTCCGCCGCAAACCCACCTCCCCAATAAGCGTTCACGGCCAGCCTTCGCCTCATATTCTGACGCCCCAGACCTCCATCCCAAAGTCAAGCTCTTTTGCGAAATCATCGCCACCACTCCCTCCGTCTCCGTCGAGATGGCTCTCCAGGAAACCGGTCTCCGAGTCACCCAAGAAGACGTCGAACAGGTCCTCAAGTTCTCATATGGGTTCCCCGGCCCCGCCGTCAAGTTCTTTCGCTGGTCCGGCCACCAGCTCAATAACAATCACAGCCCCTACGCTTGGAACCTCCTCGTGGACTTGTTGGGCAAGAATTCCTTGTTCGACGCCATGTGGGACGCCGTCAAGTCCATGAGTAGAGAGCGTCGTTTGCTCTCTCTGGCCACTTTTGCTTCCGTCTTTAGCAGCTATGTCATCGCGGACCTTGTCCAAGAAGCAATCTCGACGTTTGAGGTTGTGGACCACTACGGCGTTCCGCGCGATGTAGTGGCGTTAAATTCGCTTCTGAGTGCGATTTGTAGGGATGGGGAGACTGCGGATGCGATGGAGTTCTTGCGGTTTGCGAAAGAGAAGATCAGGCCTGACGTAGATACGTATGCGATTCTGTTGGAAGGGTGCGAGAAGGAAGGCAATGTGGGTTCTGCTAGGCAGATATTTGCGGACATGGTGTTTGAGGCGGGTTGGGACCCGGGCAATGTGCCAGCTTACGACTCGTTCCTGAGCACTTTGATCAAGGGCCCTGATGGGGTTCAGGAGGCGATGAAGTTCTTCGATACGATGAAAGATAGGCGTTGTTATCCGGGGTTGAAGTTCTTCAAGGCTGCACTCGACGAGTGTTCGAAGAAAGACGATCCCCGTGGAGCCGCATTGCTTTGGGACGCAATGGTTGGTGAAATTGGTTTTAGACCCGATACCCAGATGTATAATTCGCTTATTGCTTTGTATTGTCGGTGTAAGGGTACTGATATAGCGAATAGGATGTTGGATGAGATGGTTTACAATGGGTCATTTCCAGATTCACAAACTTATAATGTTCTATTTCAGTTCTTAATGAAGAGCAGGAAGTTAAAGGAGGCTTCGATGATATACAATGAGATGATTAAAAATGAGTGTGTCCCGGACCATGCCAATTGTAGTTCAGCAGTTAGGATTTTTATGGATTCTGGGGATTATAATATGGCTATAAAAGTATGGAAATGCATGATAGAGAATTATAATAATGACTTGGAGGACACTGGGAATCTATTGGTTGTAGGGCTACGCGATATTAATAGGGCCCCGGAAGCAGTTAAGTATGCAGAAGATATGATTTGTAGAAGAATCAAGGTGAACTCTACCACATTGTCAAAGCTGAAGCAGAGCCTTGCCAAAGCGGGAAAGCAGCTTGTGTATGATGAACTTTTTAGAAAGTGGAATTCCATTAG GTCCATATAA
- the LOC108988234 gene encoding pentatricopeptide repeat-containing protein At1g77360, mitochondrial-like isoform X1 codes for MFTSQKSMDKNRNKNRKRRHLEHHPSSSTPTPSLPFSTNPPLSHHSPPQTHLPNKRSRPAFASYSDAPDLHPKVKLFCEIIATTPSVSVEMALQETGLRVTQEDVEQVLKFSYGFPGPAVKFFRWSGHQLNNNHSPYAWNLLVDLLGKNSLFDAMWDAVKSMSRERRLLSLATFASVFSSYVIADLVQEAISTFEVVDHYGVPRDVVALNSLLSAICRDGETADAMEFLRFAKEKIRPDVDTYAILLEGCEKEGNVGSARQIFADMVFEAGWDPGNVPAYDSFLSTLIKGPDGVQEAMKFFDTMKDRRCYPGLKFFKAALDECSKKDDPRGAALLWDAMVGEIGFRPDTQMYNSLIALYCRCKGTDIANRMLDEMVYNGSFPDSQTYNVLFQFLMKSRKLKEASMIYNEMIKNECVPDHANCSSAVRIFMDSGDYNMAIKVWKCMIENYNNDLEDTGNLLVVGLRDINRAPEAVKYAEDMICRRIKVNSTTLSKLKQSLAKAGKQLVYDELFRKWNSISTPIFFTVTFLSTDCGHCRLFNSFTFTISLSTGPYKILQIEHWHLFKLLVLWIQQYL; via the exons ATGTTCACCTCCCAAAAATCAATGGACAAAAACAGGAACAAGAACAGAAAAAGACGTCATCTTGAGCACCATCCTTCCTCTTCAACCCCAACTCCATCCCTTCCTTTCTCCACAAACCCACCTCTTTCCCATCATTCTCCGCCGCAAACCCACCTCCCCAATAAGCGTTCACGGCCAGCCTTCGCCTCATATTCTGACGCCCCAGACCTCCATCCCAAAGTCAAGCTCTTTTGCGAAATCATCGCCACCACTCCCTCCGTCTCCGTCGAGATGGCTCTCCAGGAAACCGGTCTCCGAGTCACCCAAGAAGACGTCGAACAGGTCCTCAAGTTCTCATATGGGTTCCCCGGCCCCGCCGTCAAGTTCTTTCGCTGGTCCGGCCACCAGCTCAATAACAATCACAGCCCCTACGCTTGGAACCTCCTCGTGGACTTGTTGGGCAAGAATTCCTTGTTCGACGCCATGTGGGACGCCGTCAAGTCCATGAGTAGAGAGCGTCGTTTGCTCTCTCTGGCCACTTTTGCTTCCGTCTTTAGCAGCTATGTCATCGCGGACCTTGTCCAAGAAGCAATCTCGACGTTTGAGGTTGTGGACCACTACGGCGTTCCGCGCGATGTAGTGGCGTTAAATTCGCTTCTGAGTGCGATTTGTAGGGATGGGGAGACTGCGGATGCGATGGAGTTCTTGCGGTTTGCGAAAGAGAAGATCAGGCCTGACGTAGATACGTATGCGATTCTGTTGGAAGGGTGCGAGAAGGAAGGCAATGTGGGTTCTGCTAGGCAGATATTTGCGGACATGGTGTTTGAGGCGGGTTGGGACCCGGGCAATGTGCCAGCTTACGACTCGTTCCTGAGCACTTTGATCAAGGGCCCTGATGGGGTTCAGGAGGCGATGAAGTTCTTCGATACGATGAAAGATAGGCGTTGTTATCCGGGGTTGAAGTTCTTCAAGGCTGCACTCGACGAGTGTTCGAAGAAAGACGATCCCCGTGGAGCCGCATTGCTTTGGGACGCAATGGTTGGTGAAATTGGTTTTAGACCCGATACCCAGATGTATAATTCGCTTATTGCTTTGTATTGTCGGTGTAAGGGTACTGATATAGCGAATAGGATGTTGGATGAGATGGTTTACAATGGGTCATTTCCAGATTCACAAACTTATAATGTTCTATTTCAGTTCTTAATGAAGAGCAGGAAGTTAAAGGAGGCTTCGATGATATACAATGAGATGATTAAAAATGAGTGTGTCCCGGACCATGCCAATTGTAGTTCAGCAGTTAGGATTTTTATGGATTCTGGGGATTATAATATGGCTATAAAAGTATGGAAATGCATGATAGAGAATTATAATAATGACTTGGAGGACACTGGGAATCTATTGGTTGTAGGGCTACGCGATATTAATAGGGCCCCGGAAGCAGTTAAGTATGCAGAAGATATGATTTGTAGAAGAATCAAGGTGAACTCTACCACATTGTCAAAGCTGAAGCAGAGCCTTGCCAAAGCGGGAAAGCAGCTTGTGTATGATGAACTTTTTAGAAAGTGGAATTCCATTAG CACTCCAATCTTCTTCACTGTCACTTTCCTCAGCACTGATTGTGGCCACTGCCGCCTCTTCAACAGCTTCACCTTCACGATATCTTTGAGTACAGGTCCATATAAGATCCTGCAAATTGAGCATTGGCATCTATTCAAGCTGCTGGTGCTATGGATTCAGCAATACTTATAG
- the LOC108988234 gene encoding pentatricopeptide repeat-containing protein At1g77360, mitochondrial-like isoform X2 yields the protein MFTSQKSMDKNRNKNRKRRHLEHHPSSSTPTPSLPFSTNPPLSHHSPPQTHLPNKRSRPAFASYSDAPDLHPKVKLFCEIIATTPSVSVEMALQETGLRVTQEDVEQVLKFSYGFPGPAVKFFRWSGHQLNNNHSPYAWNLLVDLLGKNSLFDAMWDAVKSMSRERRLLSLATFASVFSSYVIADLVQEAISTFEVVDHYGVPRDVVALNSLLSAICRDGETADAMEFLRFAKEKIRPDVDTYAILLEGCEKEGNVGSARQIFADMVFEAGWDPGNVPAYDSFLSTLIKGPDGVQEAMKFFDTMKDRRCYPGLKFFKAALDECSKKDDPRGAALLWDAMVGEIGFRPDTQMYNSLIALYCRCKGTDIANRMLDEMVYNGSFPDSQTYNVLFQFLMKSRKLKEASMIYNEMIKNECVPDHANCSSAVRIFMDSGDYNMAIKVWKCMIENYNNDLEDTGNLLVVGLRDINRAPEAVKYAEDMICRRIKVNSTTLSKLKQSLAKAGKQLVYDELFRKWNSISTDCGHCRLFNSFTFTISLSTGPYKILQIEHWHLFKLLVLWIQQYL from the exons ATGTTCACCTCCCAAAAATCAATGGACAAAAACAGGAACAAGAACAGAAAAAGACGTCATCTTGAGCACCATCCTTCCTCTTCAACCCCAACTCCATCCCTTCCTTTCTCCACAAACCCACCTCTTTCCCATCATTCTCCGCCGCAAACCCACCTCCCCAATAAGCGTTCACGGCCAGCCTTCGCCTCATATTCTGACGCCCCAGACCTCCATCCCAAAGTCAAGCTCTTTTGCGAAATCATCGCCACCACTCCCTCCGTCTCCGTCGAGATGGCTCTCCAGGAAACCGGTCTCCGAGTCACCCAAGAAGACGTCGAACAGGTCCTCAAGTTCTCATATGGGTTCCCCGGCCCCGCCGTCAAGTTCTTTCGCTGGTCCGGCCACCAGCTCAATAACAATCACAGCCCCTACGCTTGGAACCTCCTCGTGGACTTGTTGGGCAAGAATTCCTTGTTCGACGCCATGTGGGACGCCGTCAAGTCCATGAGTAGAGAGCGTCGTTTGCTCTCTCTGGCCACTTTTGCTTCCGTCTTTAGCAGCTATGTCATCGCGGACCTTGTCCAAGAAGCAATCTCGACGTTTGAGGTTGTGGACCACTACGGCGTTCCGCGCGATGTAGTGGCGTTAAATTCGCTTCTGAGTGCGATTTGTAGGGATGGGGAGACTGCGGATGCGATGGAGTTCTTGCGGTTTGCGAAAGAGAAGATCAGGCCTGACGTAGATACGTATGCGATTCTGTTGGAAGGGTGCGAGAAGGAAGGCAATGTGGGTTCTGCTAGGCAGATATTTGCGGACATGGTGTTTGAGGCGGGTTGGGACCCGGGCAATGTGCCAGCTTACGACTCGTTCCTGAGCACTTTGATCAAGGGCCCTGATGGGGTTCAGGAGGCGATGAAGTTCTTCGATACGATGAAAGATAGGCGTTGTTATCCGGGGTTGAAGTTCTTCAAGGCTGCACTCGACGAGTGTTCGAAGAAAGACGATCCCCGTGGAGCCGCATTGCTTTGGGACGCAATGGTTGGTGAAATTGGTTTTAGACCCGATACCCAGATGTATAATTCGCTTATTGCTTTGTATTGTCGGTGTAAGGGTACTGATATAGCGAATAGGATGTTGGATGAGATGGTTTACAATGGGTCATTTCCAGATTCACAAACTTATAATGTTCTATTTCAGTTCTTAATGAAGAGCAGGAAGTTAAAGGAGGCTTCGATGATATACAATGAGATGATTAAAAATGAGTGTGTCCCGGACCATGCCAATTGTAGTTCAGCAGTTAGGATTTTTATGGATTCTGGGGATTATAATATGGCTATAAAAGTATGGAAATGCATGATAGAGAATTATAATAATGACTTGGAGGACACTGGGAATCTATTGGTTGTAGGGCTACGCGATATTAATAGGGCCCCGGAAGCAGTTAAGTATGCAGAAGATATGATTTGTAGAAGAATCAAGGTGAACTCTACCACATTGTCAAAGCTGAAGCAGAGCCTTGCCAAAGCGGGAAAGCAGCTTGTGTATGATGAACTTTTTAGAAAGTGGAATTCCATTAG CACTGATTGTGGCCACTGCCGCCTCTTCAACAGCTTCACCTTCACGATATCTTTGAGTACAGGTCCATATAAGATCCTGCAAATTGAGCATTGGCATCTATTCAAGCTGCTGGTGCTATGGATTCAGCAATACTTATAG